A single window of Nicotiana sylvestris chromosome 5, ASM39365v2, whole genome shotgun sequence DNA harbors:
- the LOC138869435 gene encoding putative B3 domain-containing protein At5g35780, whose translation MLTVNDFLGMEFKPIMSRLDYLVVVAEVARLKSMYEEEYNVVVEQDKEYCIKKEKKIIHNIQYILSSFPVNTQEKHILDTAIPKGRRSLQNIRPRKVTEQFICSKELMIKKAVENSKEKEKEIKVVKAGDGKKEKVAYDSLGLSNEEYFITKNIANEKPVNQEEEDKEEAKRKKKKVKRNIIVRVAPHVVINDQPRELPIEFKNKITEIEGSVESTILVIEKRLFETDIKPGEGRLSIPQRKMSNEFLKPEEDEYLNTRNGNNVSEMKVKLIEPSLEICDINLKKWNMNKSNRKTSSSYVLTTYWNAVTKRNGLKIGTLVQLWTFRKGSELCFALVKLQE comes from the exons ATGCTGACGGTGAATGATTTTTTGGGCATGGAATTTAAGCCCATCATGAGTCGACTGGACTATTTGGTTGTCGTTGCTGAAGTTGCTCGGTTAAAATCCATGTATGAAGAAGAATACAACGTAGTTGTTGAGCAAGATAAAGAATACTGcatcaagaaagaaaaaaaaatcattcaCAATATTCAGTACATATTATCATCTTTCCCAGTTAATACACAAGAAAAGCATATTCTTGATACCGCCATCCCAAAGGGGAGAAGATCACTGCAAAACATACGGCCAAGAAAAGTTACTGAACAATTTATCTGCAGTAAAGAATTGATGATCAAGAAAGCTGtagaaaattcaaaagaaaaagaaaaagaaatcaaagTAGTAAAAGCTGGTGATGGGAAAAAAGA AAAAGTAGCCTACGACTCACTTGGTTTAAGCAATGAAGAATACTTCATTACCAAAAATATAGCCAATGAAAAACCAGTaaatcaagaagaagaagataaagaggaggctaaaaggaaaaagaagaaggtgAAAAGGAACATCATTGTTAGAGTTGCACCCCATGTTGTAATTAACGATCAACCAAGAGAATTACCCATAGAATTCAAGAATAAAATTACAGAAATAGAAGGTTCAGTTGAATCAACAATATTAGTCATTGAAAAGAGGTTGTTTGAGACTGATATTAAACCGGGAGAGGGCAGACTTTCAATCCCACAAAGGAAGATGAGTAATGAGTTTCTTAAACCAGAAGAAGATGAATATTTGAATACTCGTAATGGGAATAATGTATCTGAGATGAAAGTGAAATTGATTGAGCCTTCTCTTGAAATATGTGATATTAATTTGAAAAAGTGGAATATGAACAAAAGTAATAGGAAAACAAGTTCAAGTTATGTGTTGACTACATATTGGAATGCTGTGACCAAAAGGAATGGTTTGAAAATTGGTACTTTGGTGCAATTATGGACATTCAGAAAGGGATCAGAGTTATGTTTTGCACTAGTCAAACTTCAAGAGTAA